A window of Phyllopteryx taeniolatus isolate TA_2022b chromosome 19, UOR_Ptae_1.2, whole genome shotgun sequence contains these coding sequences:
- the ubtd1b gene encoding ubiquitin domain-containing protein 1: MGGCVGRYWERWDDTQSRGSSRNGGRGGRNEPLKKDRPKWKSDYPMTEGQLRSKRDEFWDTAPAFDGRKEIWDALKAAAVALECNDHELAQAIVDGASITLPHGTLTECYDELGNRYQLPVYCLAPPVNLISERSDDDHSDSPQLPVAPKKEFQMKVRLSTGKDLRLSASMMDSIGQLKKQLHAQEDIEAAHQRWFFSGKLLTDKTRLQDTKIQKDFVIQVIINPQAVPKMSPTTTITTTPESE, from the exons ATGGGAGGATGTGTGGGCAGATACTGGGAACGATGGGATGACACACAGAGCAGAGGCTCATCCAGGAACGGTGGCCGGGGAG GTCGTAATGAGCCACTAAAGAAAGATCGACCCAAGTGGAAGAGCGACTATCCGATGACCGAGGGCCAGCTGCGGAGCAAGCGTGACGAGTTTTGGGACACGGCGCCCGCATTTGATGGCCGCAAGGAGATCTGGGATGCCCTGAAAGCTGCCGCAGTGGCTCTGGAGTGTAACGACCACGAGCTGGCCCAAGCCATCGTAGACGGAGCCAGTATCACCCTACCGCATG gtactctgaCGGAGTGTTACGACGAACTCGGGAATCGCTATCAGTTGCCCGTCTACTGCCTCGCTCCGCCTGTCAACCTCATTTCAGAGCGCAGCGACGACGATCATAGCGACAGCCCCCAACTTCCTGTGGCCCCTAAGAAGGAATTTCAGATGAAG GTGCGCCTGTCCACAGGAAAGGACCTACGTCTGAGCGCCAGCATGATGGACAGTATTGGTCAGCTGAAGAAGCAGCTGCACGCCCAGGAGGACATCGAGGCCGCCCACCAGCGCTGGTTCTTCTCAGGCAAACTCCTCACGGACAAGACGCGACTGCAAGACACCAAGATCCAGAAGGACTTCGTCATTCAGGTCATTATCAACCCTCAGGCAGTCCCCAAGATGTCACCTAcaaccaccatcaccaccaccccTGAATCCGAATAG